A genomic region of Ictidomys tridecemlineatus isolate mIctTri1 chromosome 10, mIctTri1.hap1, whole genome shotgun sequence contains the following coding sequences:
- the LOC101958571 gene encoding protein tyrosine phosphatase type IVA 1-like yields MARMNRPAPVEVTDKNMRFLNAHNPTNATSNKSIEDWPFDDGAPPSNRIVHDWLSLVKIKFREEPGGCIAAYCVAGLGRAPVLVALALTEGRMKYGDAVQFIRQRRCVNSKPPLYLQKYRRNMQLRFKDSNGHRNNCRTQ; encoded by the exons GGACAAGAACATGAGATTTCTTAATGCACACAATCCAACCAATGCAACCTCCAACAAATCTATAGAGG ATTGGCCTTTTGATGATGGTGCACCACCGTCCAACCGAATTGTCCATGACTGGCTAAGTCTTGTAAAAATTAAGTTTCGTGAAGAACCTGGTGGTTGTATTGCTGCTTATTGTGTTGCAGGCCTTGGGAGAGCTCCAGTGCTTGTTGCCCTGGCATTGACTGAAGGCAGAATGAAATATGGAGATGCAGTGCAATTCATAAGACAAAGGCGGTGTGTTAATAGCAAGCCACCTTTGTACTTGCAGAAGTACCGTCGTAACATGCAGCTGCGCTTCAAAGACTCCAATGGTCATAGAAACAACTGTCGCACTCAATAA